Proteins from a single region of Chaetodon trifascialis isolate fChaTrf1 chromosome 10, fChaTrf1.hap1, whole genome shotgun sequence:
- the ddx11 gene encoding ATP-dependent DNA helicase DDX11 produces MQALYGALDQGKVGIFESPTGTGKSLSLICGALSWLTDYEEKRRQEAAALLQEGEAALSTSTTAQSSTSSSSAEPDWITDFVQKKAERDLVSRLKEEEMKRKKREERLEMIRNNVQLKYAMKRKSHEDDEAFKLLQLSKEEQTETQGDQEDEELIVAEYESDDESKTRSRFCAAEDDADDDLVEEHVTKIYYCSRTHSQLAQFVHEVQKSPFSKDISLVTLGSRQNLCINEEVRRLGSIQRINDRCMEMQKNKHEKQHHEEGIKRKRGPAKTVCPYYKASALQQMRDDILGTVHDIEQLLKLGRDTHSCPYYSTRLAIPPAQLVVLPYQMLLHEGTRRAAGVQLKGQVVIIDEAHNLSDTLSCIHSAELTGAQLCRAHSQLAQYADRYKSRLKAKNLMYIKQILFVIEGLVRVLGGKVGQNPQSQMTQTGTEMLSINNFLFKAQIDNINLFKLQRYFEKSMISRKLGGFVEKYAGTGVSLHTQSSSNKENRRTEGLNRYLQTLQSNQGAAPVSPADQQGSAEAEKVLSASPMMQVEGFFMALTNSNTDGRVVAHRQGTLSESSVKFLLLNPAVHFAQVLKESRAVIIAGGTMQPVSDFKQELLFSAGVAEERITEFSCGHVIPPENILPLVLCSGPSGQELDFTFQSRDSPRMMDETGRILSNICNVVPGGVVCFFPSYEYSRRIVSHWEASGTLSRLANKKKIFQEPKKANQVEQVLGEYSRCIQRCAVDSGGGLTGALLFSVVGGKMSEGINFSDELGRCVVMVGMPYPNIKSPELQEKMSYLDKHLPHSGGRSPGQALIENLCMKAVNQSIGRAIRHRGDYSSMVLCDRRYSRPATLSKLPTWIRDRTSTHASFGPAFAALRKFFQEKKRSSFN; encoded by the exons ATGCAAGCCCTGTACGGCGCACTCGACCAGGGAAAAGTTGGCATCTTTGAAAGTCCAACTGGGACG GGTAAGTCTCTGAGTCTGATATGTGGAGCGCTGAGCTGGCTGACAGACtatgaggagaagaggaggcaggaggcagctgctctgctgcaggaaggagaagcagctctgtccacctccaccaccgctcagtcctccaccagcagctcctcagctgAGCCTGACTGGATCACAGATTTTGTTCAGAAAAAGGCAGAACGTGATTTGGTGTCGAGGTTGAAG gaggaagaaatgaaaagaaagaagagggaagaaCGATTAGAAATGATCAGAAACAACGTCCAACTGAAGTatgcaatgaaaagaaaa agcCATGAAGATGATGAGGCATTCAAGTTGCTCCAGCTCAGTAAAGAGGAACAAACAGAGACGCAAGGAGATCAAGAGGACGAGGAGCTTATTGTCGCAGAATATGAGAGCGATGACGAGTCAAAGACCAGGAGCAG ATTTTGTGCTGCTGAGGATGATGCAGATGACGACCTGGTTGAAGAACATGTTACTAAG ATTTACTACTGCAGTCGCACTCACTCCCAGCTGGCCCAGTTTGTCCATGAGGTTCAAAAGAGTCCTTTCAGCAAGGACATCAGTCTGGTCACGCTGGGCTCACGGCAG AATCTGTGCATCAACGAGGAGGTGCGTCGCCTGGGCAGCATCCAGCGCATTAACGACCGCTGCATGgagatgcagaaaaacaaacatg AGAAGCAGCATCATGAAGAGGGTATAAAACGTAAGCGCGGCCCGGCAAAGACTGTGTGTCCATATTACAaagcttcagctctgcagcagatgagGGATGACATTCTGGGGACAGTGCATGATATCgagcagctgctgaagctgggcagagacacacattcatgtccctACTACTCCACACGCCTCGCTATCCCCCCTGCACAG TTGGTGGTTTTGCCCTATCAGATGTTGCTTCATGAAGGTacaagaagagcagcaggagtcCAGCTGAAGGGACAG gtgGTGATCATCGATGAGGCTCACAATCTTAGTGACACGCTCTCCTGTATACACAGCGCGGAGCTCACTGGAGCACAg CTTTGCCGTGCCCACTCTCAGCTCGCCCAGTATGCTGACCGCTATAA GAGCAGACTGAAGGCAAAGAACCTGATGTACATCAAACAGATTCTGTTTGTCATTGAGGGGCTTGTCCGGGTGCTGGGAG GGAAGGTGGGGCAGAATCCACAGAGCCAGATGACTCAAACAG gAACTGAAATGCTTAGTATCAATAACTTCCTATTCAAGGCTCAGATTGACAATATCAACTTGTTTAAG TTACAGAGATACTTTGAGAAGAGCATGATCAGCAGAAAA CTGGGTGGCTTTGTGGAGAAGTATGCAGGAACAGGTGTGAGTCTGCACACTCAGAGCAGCTCCAACAAGGAGAACCGACGCACCGAGGGCTTGAACCGCTACCTTCAAACACTACAGAGCAACCAGGGCGCTGCGCCAG tttccccagcagaccagcaggggtctgcagaggcagagaaagtgcTGTCTGCGTCCCCCATGATGCAGGTGGAGGGTTTCTTCATGGCCCTCACCAACAGCAACACTGACGGCAGAGTGGTGGCGCACAGACAAG GTACTCTGTCAGAGAGCAGTGTCAAGTTCCTGCTGTTGAACCCAGCAGTCCACTTTGCCCAGGTGctgaaggagagcagagcagtcATCATCGCAGGAGGAACCATGCAGCCT GTTTCAGACTTCAAAcaagagctgctgttttctgccgGAGTGGCGGAGGAGCGCATCACAGAGTTTTCCTGTG GTCATGTTATTCCTCCTGAGAACATTCTTCCCCTCGTCTTGTGCAGCGGCCCATCTGGTCAGGAGCTGGATTTTACTTTCCAAAGCAGAGACTCTCCACGCATG atggATGAGACGGGGCGCATTCTCTCCAACATTTGTAACGTGGTCCCCGGCGGCGTCGTGTGTTTCTTCCCCTCGTACGAGTACTCGAGGCGGATCGTTTCTCACTGGGAGGCCAGTGGCACGCTGAGTCGTCTGGCTAACAAGAAGAAG ATCTTCCAGGAGCCGAAGAAAGCCAACCAGGTCGAGCAGGTGCTTGGCGAGTACTCCCGCTGTATCCAG AGGTGTGCTGTGGACAGCGGTGGCGGGCTCACAGGAGCGTTGCTGTTCTCTGTGGTCGGAGGAAAAATGAGCGAGGGCATCAATTTCTCCGATGAGCTGGGCAGGTGCGTGGTGATGGTGGGAATGCCGTACCCCAACATCAAATCCCCGGAGCTGCAGGAAAAGATGTCCTATCTGGACAAACACCTG cCTCACAGTGGTGGGAGGAGCCCTGGACAAGCACTAATAGAAAACCTCTGCATGAAGGCTGTCAATCAATCCATCG GAAGAGCTATCCGTCACCGTGGCGACTATTCCTCCATGGTGCTGTGTGACAGACGTTACTCTCGACCTGCTACGCTCTCTAAACTTCCCACATGGATCAGAGATCGCACCAGCACACACGCAAGCTTTGGCCCTGCTTTTGCTGCCTTACGGAAG TTCTTCCAGGAGAAGAAGCGGAGTAGTTTCAACTGA
- the fkbp4 gene encoding peptidyl-prolyl cis-trans isomerase FKBP4: MTMTAEEQTSEGQHTIPMEGEDVTLKKDGGVLKLVKREGTGAELPMTGDKVFVHYVGTLLDGTHFDSSRDRGEKFSFELGKGQVIKAWDIGVATMKVGELCQLICKPEYAYGSAGSPPKIPPNATLVFEVELFEFRGEDITDNEDGGIIRRIITKGQGYSKPNEGAAVEVTVEGSCEGRVFDERELKFEVGDGENLGLPAGVEKAIMAMEQGEEALFNIKPKYGFGNAGNAKYNIPGGATLQYKIKLTAFEKAKESWEMNTAEKLEQSSIVKEKGTQHFKEGKYKQASVQYKRIVSWLEHESGLSEEDEKKAKSLRLAAHLNLAMCYLKLQEPNQALESCDKALELDASNEKALFRRGEALFGMKEFDRARDDFQQVVRLYPANKAAKSQVALCQKRIKEQHEKDKRIYANMFQKFAERDSKKEAERVKSGRKENGEDEMEIENGEKEVASEAKV; the protein is encoded by the exons ATGACAATGactgcagaggagcagacaaGTGAAGGACAACACACCATCCCAATGGAGGGAGAGGACGTCACACTGAAGAAAGATGGGGGTGTTCTTAAG CTCGTGAAAAGAGAAGGCACAGGCGCAGAGCTGCCAATGACCGGTGACAAAGTGTTTGTACATTACGTGGGCACACTTCTGGATGGCACTCACTTCGACtcaagcagagacagaggagagaagttTTCCTTCGAGTTGGGCAAAG GTCAAGTAATAAAGGCATGGGACATCGGTGTAGCCACAATGAAAGTGGGCGAGTTGTGCCAGCTCATCTGTAAGCCAGAGTATGCTTATGGATCTGCAGGCAGCCCACCCAAAATACCCCCCAATGCCACTCTTGTTTTTGAG GTGGAACTGTTTGAATTTCGAGGCGAGGACATAACAGATAATGAGGATGGAGGAATCATCCGTCGCATTATCACTAAAGGACAAGGATACTCCAAGCCCAATGAAGGAGCCGCCGTTGAAG TAACTGTGGAGGGTTCCTGTGAGGGGCGTGTGTTTGACGAGAGAGAGCTGAAGTTTGAGGTTGGAGATGGAGAGAATCTTGGCTTGCCAGCTGGAGTGGAGAAAGCTATCATGGCTAtggagcagggagaggaggccCTCTTCAATATAAAGCCCAA GTATGGCTTTGGGAATGCAGGAAATGCAAAGTACAACATTCCCGGCGGAGCAACACTGCAATATAAGATCAAGCTGACAGCATTTGAGAAG GCTAAGGAATCGTGGGAGATGAACACCGCAGAGAagctggagcagagcagcattGTCAAAGAGAAAGGAACACAGCATTTCAAG GAGGGAAAATACAAGCAGGCATCGGTGCAGTACAAAAGGATTGTGTCATGGCTGGAACATGAGTCTGGTTTGTCAGAGGAGGACGAGAAGAAGGCAAAATCGTTGCGTCTGGCTGCACATCTCAACTTGGCCATGTGCTACCTTAAACTGCAGGAGCCAAACCAAGCTCTTGAAAGCTGTGACAAG GCTCTGGAGTTGGATGCATCCAATGAGAAGGCCTTGTTCCGAAGGGGAGAGGCACTGTTTGGTATGAAGGAGTTTGACAGGGCAAGAGATGACTTCCAACAAGTTGTCCGACTGTATCCTGCCAACAAAGCTGCCAAGAGCCAA GTGGCTCTATGTCAGAAACGCATCAAGGAGCAGCATGAGAAGGATAAACGCATCTACGCCAACATGTTCCAGAAATTTGCAGAGAGGGACTCTAAG aaagaagcagagagggTGAAGAGTGGAAGGAAGGAGAACGGCGAGGATGAGATGGAGATTGAGAATGGAGAAAAGGAAGTTGCCAGCGAAGCAAAGGTGTAG